The Alicyclobacillus macrosporangiidus CPP55 genome segment CCCGCAGTTCGGCTCGCCGGCGCGCCTCGTCCGGCGGGATGGCCGGCTCGGCGATGAACGTGCCGCGCCCGCGGATCACTTCGATCACGCGCTCGCGCTCCAGCTCCTGGTACGCTTTGGCCACGGTGTTGTGGTTGATGGCCAACTCCACCGCAAGCTCGCGCACCGAAGGCAGCCGGTCCCCCGGGGCCAGCATCCCCTTGGCGACGGCGGCTTTGACGCCGTCCACCACCTGCTGGTACACCGGCACGGGCAGCCTCGGGTTGACGCGCAACCACATCGGAACACCTCCTCGGATTGTCCATGTGTACCATGACAACTAGTACATACAGACAATACGACAACCCGGACGGGATGTCAAGAAAATCTGGACGCACAGCCGCCAAGCTCAGGTGGCGCAGCCAAACCCGCCGCATGCATCGCTGCGCATTCCGCGCACAAAAAAACCGCCCCCGCGGGTATCCCGTTTTCCCGCGGGGGCAATAGTCTCTGGACAGAGTGCGTCGGGCCCAAGGGCCGGTCGTCTTACACCGACAGCGTCTCAAACAGCGCCAGGCGCTGGCCGAACGCCTCGGCCAGGCTGCTGCGCGCCGCCTCGTACGCCCGGGCATCCGCGAATCCGGTCTGCGGGCGCAAGTAGACGTCCGGGATGCCCGGGATGGCCACCGGCACGTTCAGGAACAGGTCCTCATCCCGCTCCGTCGGCACGTCGTCGAGGGCTCCGGCTAACACCAAGTGCACAATTTTGCGCGTGAGCGCGAGCGGCATACGATCCGTCTGCCCATAGCCGCCACCGACCCAGCCGGTGTTGAGCAGGTACACGGGCACGCCGTGCCGGGCTACGCGCTCCATCAGCATGTCCGCATAGCGAGCCGGGCGATCCGTCAAGAACGGCGCTCCGAAGCACGCGGAGAACGTCGGCTCCGGGTTGACGACGCCGCGCTCCGTGCCGGCCAGTTTGCTGGTGTAGCCGAGCAGGTAATGGCGCCGGGCGTCTTCCGGCGACAAACGGGCCACCGCCGGCAACACGCCGGATGCGTCCGCAGACAGAAAGACAATCGCCTTCGGATGGCCGCCCCGGCCGCTGGGCTCGACATTCCGGATGAACGAGAGCGGGTAGGCTGCACGCGTGTTCTCCGTGCGCGTGCGGTCGTGGTACAACGGGCGGCGTGTCTCGTCGTACATGACGTTTTCGAGCACCGCACCGAACCGGATGGCATGGTAGATGTCCGGCTCCCGCTCCTCCGAGAGGTCGATGCACTTGGCATAGCACCCATTTTCCATATTGAACACGCCGTCGTCTCCCCAGCCATGCTCGTCATCCCCGATGAGACGCCGCGCTGGATCGGCGGACAGCGTCGTCTTCCCCGTCCCAGACAGGCCGAAGAACAGCGCCACATCCCCGGCCTCGCCGACAGACGCCGAGCAGTGCATCGGCAGCACGCCCTGCTCCGCCAGGTGGTGATGCATCAAGGTGAAGATGGACTTCTTCAGCTCGCCCGCGTACTCCGTCCCGCCGATGAGGACGATCCCGCGCGCCAGGTGCAAGACGATGAACGTCTCCGACCGCGTGCCGTCCCGCGCCGGATCAGCCTTCAAGGTCGGTACCCCGTAGACGGTGAACCGCGGCGTGACGTCCGGATCGCCCGGCATGAACAGGCGCTGCACAAACAGGTTGTGCCAGGCGAACTCAGTCACGAACCGAACGGGCACGCGGTAACGCGGATGGTGATTGACGGCGCCGTCAAACACGTAGCCGCCCTTCTCCGCCAGGTGCGCCTTGACTTTGTCAAACAACCGCTCGAACTGGGACTCGGTCAGCCAGTTGTGCGCCTCCTTCGGCAAGGGGCAACCCTCGTAGGCGACGAAATACTTGTCCTTGGGCGATCGGCCAGTGTACTTTCCGGTCTCGGCGCAGAGGGCCCCGTTCTCCAACAGGACCGCTTCGCCCCGGCAGACCGCGGCCTCAATCAGCTGCACCGGTGTCAGACGCTGAACGCTTGCCTGATTCACAGGACCACTCCTCACCATCTCCGTATGGCTCATATTATGACATACTATTTGCCTCCGTTGCACCCATTTCTGACATACTTTTTGACCCATTTTTGAACAACAATGTGGCTCATCGGCGCAACGCCCGCTGGTACAACGCCCATCGCCGGTCCATCAGCCGGCCGATGTCCGGCCGGTTCTTCAACAATTTCATCAGGTGGCTCGGCCCGGTGTTCTCTTCAATCAGCCAGATTCGGCCTTTCGTGTCGATCCCGAAGTCGAACCCGAGCTCCCGGTACATCTGGTAGCTGTCGAAGTGGCGAGCGGCCTCCAGAGCCAGCTCGCGAAGACGCGTCACACACCGTTGCACCTGCTGTGGCGACCACCCGAGCCCTTGGCGCAGGGCGGCCTCCACCTCCATCACTCGCCCGCGGCTGAGGGCCACATTGGTGACGACGCTGTCCTTGCC includes the following:
- a CDS encoding GntR family transcriptional regulator; protein product: MWLRVNPRLPVPVYQQVVDGVKAAVAKGMLAPGDRLPSVRELAVELAINHNTVAKAYQELERERVIEVIRGRGTFIAEPAIPPDEARRRAELREAMKKLLVEAHHLHLQPGEALALFADVVREWEEEQGRRNVDRGEDSHGVDRGDD
- a CDS encoding phosphoenolpyruvate carboxykinase (ATP) produces the protein MNQASVQRLTPVQLIEAAVCRGEAVLLENGALCAETGKYTGRSPKDKYFVAYEGCPLPKEAHNWLTESQFERLFDKVKAHLAEKGGYVFDGAVNHHPRYRVPVRFVTEFAWHNLFVQRLFMPGDPDVTPRFTVYGVPTLKADPARDGTRSETFIVLHLARGIVLIGGTEYAGELKKSIFTLMHHHLAEQGVLPMHCSASVGEAGDVALFFGLSGTGKTTLSADPARRLIGDDEHGWGDDGVFNMENGCYAKCIDLSEEREPDIYHAIRFGAVLENVMYDETRRPLYHDRTRTENTRAAYPLSFIRNVEPSGRGGHPKAIVFLSADASGVLPAVARLSPEDARRHYLLGYTSKLAGTERGVVNPEPTFSACFGAPFLTDRPARYADMLMERVARHGVPVYLLNTGWVGGGYGQTDRMPLALTRKIVHLVLAGALDDVPTERDEDLFLNVPVAIPGIPDVYLRPQTGFADARAYEAARSSLAEAFGQRLALFETLSV